Part of the Gordonia crocea genome is shown below.
CGAGGCCCGCAAGCTCATCACCAGCCCGCTGCCGACGCTGATCACCATCGGCAACCACGACGCCCGACCGTCGTTCAACACCGTCTTCCGGCCCGAGGTCGAACCGACGTCCCCGGTGAACGAGGCGCTGACCATCGGCGACGTGACGCTGCTGTCGGTGGACAGTTCGCTGCCCGGCGAGCGGCGCGGCTTCCTCGACGACGAGACCCTCGCCTGGCTCGATGCCCAACTCGCCACTGCCGCCGACCGGGTGGTGATCGCGTTCCACCACCCGCCGGTGACGCTCGGCATGCCGATGATGGACTCGATCATGCAGTCGAGTCCGGAGCGCTTGGGGGCCGTCGTCGACGCCCATCCGAAGATTGTTGCGCTGGTCTGCGGTCACGCCCACTCCGGCGCCGTCACCACCTTCCGCGGGCGCCCGCTGTGTCTGGCCCCCGGGGTCTCCTCGACGCTGAACCTCCCGTTCGAGGGCAGCGGCGTGATCAACCGCGGACAGCCGGCGGGCGTCGCCTTCCACCTGATCGACGACGACGGCCGCGTGATCACCCACTTCCGCGCCATCCCCGACTGAGAAAGTCACCGTGCCGACCGGCAAAGGGAACATCTCCCTTCGTCGGTAGGGGAGTTTTCTCAGCAGCCCGGGAGCCAAACCACCGTCCGCTGCGTCTAAGCAGGTATGAGCGGAGTCTTCACACGCGATCAATTGCAGCGGTTAGGCCACGACGACGCGGTGATCCGCCGGGAGGTTCGCCTCGGCCATCTGACCCGGATCCGCGATGGTTGGTTCGCCACACCGACCGCCGAGCAGCAGGTCGTCGAGGCCGTCCGCCGGGGCGGGGCGCTGAGCTGCGCATCGGCACTCAAGCGCGCCGGCTTCTGGGTACCTCCCGGCTACGGCGGCGCGCACGTCCGGGCGCGCCGCCATCTTCCCGGCTACTGCCGGTTCCACGGTCGCGCCCGCCCGGTTCACGACGCGGTCGATCCGGTCGGCATGGCATTGGCCTACGCCGCCAAGTGCATGGCCGACGAAGACTTCCTGGTCGTCGCCGATTCCGTGCTGAACAAGAACAGACTCACGGTCGACGACCTGCGCTGCGACCTCACCGGGCTCATCGACGCCAAGACGAGCCGCCTGCTCGACAAATGTGATCCGAGGTCGCAGTCGGGAACTGAGACCCTGGCCCGGGTTCGGCTCCGCGCCCGCGGCTACCGGGTCCGAGTTCAGCCGCGCCGACCCAGCGGCGGACACGCCGACCTCGGCGTCGGCCGCCTGATCATCGAGTGCGACAGCAGAGAGCACCACGAGGTCGACGAGATTCAGTACGAGAAGGACCGCCTCCAAGACCGCAAGTCCCTGCTGGCCCGCCGCCCGACCATCCGCCTCACCTACGCAATGGTGCTGCACAAGTGGGACGACGTCCTGGCCGACATCGCCGAGTTCGTCCGGGCCGACCGCCATCGCGACCGTCGCGCCTGCTGAGAACGCTCCCCTACCGACCCACAAAGGGAGTATTTCCCCCGGCCCATCACCTCGGGGCCATTCTCAGCAGCTCAGGGCTTCGGCGCCTGACCCTGGCCCGACGAGCCGGCCTTCATGAGTTCTTTGAGGAGCTTGTCGGCCAGATCGCCGATGAGCCCCGGACCGGTGTCGGGCAACATGTCGGCCGCCCCCTTGGTGACTGGGATCTTGGCCGCCTGCGTGGCCTCGTAACGGATGCCGGCAATGCTCGACCCGGTCAGCGGCTTGGCGTAGCGGCTGAGTTCGGTGGGCGTGGTGACGGTCGCCGCGACCCGGGTGCCGGCGCCGGCGAAGTCCGCGGCGCCGCGGCGGATGTGGTTCGGCGAGGTGATCAGCACGACCTGCGAGATGCCCCGGGCCCGCAGCAGCTCGGTGGTGTTTTGCGCGTTGGAGATGGTCGAGGTCGATTTGTCCTCGGTGGTGATCCGCGACGCGGACACCCCTCGGCCGACGAGCCACTTCTGCATCGCCGCCGCCTCGGTGATCCCCTTCTTGGGCACGCCGCCGGTCACGAAGATCGGCGTCGACGGCGAGGCCTGCGCCTGGGCCAACCCGGCCTCGAGGCGCTTGACCAGCTCCGGCGCCATCGACCCGTTCGGCCGCAGGCCGTAGCCGAGGATGACGATCGCCGAACCCGCCGGGGCGCTGACCGGCGAAGTCGACGGCACGATCGCGGCGGCGGCGGTCACTCCCTCGACCAGGCCGCGCGCCTGCGAGGCCGCGGTCGGCCGCACCATCGTGAGGCGCTGCAACGCTCCGTCGCGGGTCGTCGCGTCGCCCTCCTGGTCGGCCCAGATCGCCTGGAGCGCCAGGGCGTCGGGATCATTCGCGGTGATCGCGAGCATGCTCTTGAGATCGGCCAGTCCGCCGGCGACATCACGCGCGGCGAACTTCTTCTGGGCGTTGTTGTACAGGCCCATCGGCTCGACCGCGTCGGCGGTGTGGACGATCGACGGCGATCCGTTGGGGAGCGTGCCCAGCGCCGCACCGCCCGCGGCGGCCAACCCGACGGCCACCAGACCGACCCCGAGGCGCCGTTTCACATTAGTCACATGAGTCACACGCGTAACAGTAGCGACGGCTGGCTACGCCGGAGGTTCGGCACGGTATCGGTACGGCAACAGCCGAGCACGCGCGTCGGTGCGCTCCTCTTCCCGAGCCGGGGTCACCACTGCGGATCGTCCGCGAACGGATCCGGGGCCGCCGCGGCGCGCGCCTCGCCCTCTTCAGTCAGGTCGAACCAGAACTCAAAGGAGTTCTGCACCGAATCAGGGTGGTGACCGAGCAAGTCGCCAATCCTCTGGATCGCAGTGCCAGTGTCACAATCCCACGGGGTGAAGTCATCGTAGGGCACCGCAATCGGCTAGATGTACTTCCCCGACACGTTGTGAACATCTGAGGTGAGGCGAAAACCTCCGGGCAGGATGTGGGTTACCACAACCACCATCTAGCCACGGAGGTCTTCGTGACTCACGCTAACGCACCTTTGACGCCCGAGGGGCGTCGACGTCTTGCTTCACTCGTGGTGGACCAGGGCTGGTCACTGCGGCGCGCTGCCGAACGGTTCCAGTGTTCACCGGCCCACAGCCAAGCGGTGGGCCGACCGCTACCGCGCCGGCCAGGTGCTGACCGACCGCAGTTCCCGGCCCACACGTTCACCGGCCCGGCTGCCCCGCCGCACCGAGCGCCGGATCATCAACCTGCGCTGCACCCGCCGGTGGGGCCCGCATCGGATCGCCTATCACCTGGGTATCCCGCGTTCGACGGTCGGCCGGGTCCTCGACCGCTATCAGATGCCGCTGCTGGCCAATATCGACCAGGCCACCGGACTGCCGGTACGCAGACCGAAACCGAAACGGTACGAGGTCGGCCGGCCCGGCCAGCTCGTGCACGTCGACATCAAGAAACAAGGCCGAATCCCCGACGGCGGCGGCTGGCGTGTGCATGGTCGCGGATCAGCCGCCGACCGTACCGCCGGTGTGGCCCGCGACCGGGCAGCACGCTCGGGAGCACCGGGCTCGCGTGGCTACCGCTACCTACACCACGCCGTCGATGACCACTCCCGGGTGGCGTACTCGGAGATCCTTGATGACGAACGCAAGGAGACCGCGGCCGGCTTCTGGCGGCGGGCGAACGCGTTCTTCGCCGAGCACGGCGTGAGGGTGACCGCAGTGATGACCGACAACGGCGCCTGCTACCGCTCAACGATGTTCGCCCAAGCACTGGCCGACGCCGGGATCAAACACAAGAAGACCAAGCCCTACCGGCCACAAACGAACGGGAAGGTCGAACGCTTCAACCGGACCCTGGCCGCCGAATGGGCCTACGCGAAACCCTATGCCAGCGAAGCCGAACGAGAAGCCGCCTACACCGCATGGCTCCACCACTACAATCACCACCGACCCCACACCGGGATCGGCGGCCAAGTCCCCTCAGACCGCGTACACAACCTCACGGGGAAGTACAGCTAGAGCGCGGCGATGATGTCCTCGACGCGGTCCTTGGCGTCACCGAAGAGCATCTGCGTGTTGTCCCGGAAGAACAGCGGGTTCTGAACACCGGCGTAACCGGCGGCCATCGACCGCTTGAACACGATGACGTCGCGGGCATTCCAGACCTCGAGCACCGGCATGCCGGCGATCGGCGAGCTCGGATCCTCGGCCGCGGCCGGGTTCACGGTGTCATTGGCACCGATCACCAGCACGACGTCGGTGTCGGCGAGGTCGTCGTTGATCTCGTCGAGCTCCAACACGATGTCGTAGGGCACCTTGGCCTCGGCGAGCAACACGTTCATGTGGCCCGGCAGACGACCCGCGACGGGGTGGATGCCGAACCGGACGTCGATGCCCTTGGCGCGCAACTTGGCCGTGAGGTCGGCGACCGGGTACTGGGCCTGCGCCACCGCCATGCCGTAGCCGGGGGTGATGACCACCGACGACGCGCCGGACAGCAGCTCGGCCACCGCGTCGGCCTGGACCTCGCGGTGCTCGCCGTAGTCGGTGTCGTCGGCCGGCCCGGCCTCGATCCCGAAGCCGCCGGCGATGACGGAGATGAACGAGCGGTTCATCGCCTTGCACATGATGTAGCTCAGGTAGGCACCGGAGGAGCCGACCAGCGCACCGGTCACGATCAGCAGATCGTTGTTGAGCAAGAAGCCCGACGCGGCCGCGGCCCAACCGGAGTACGAGTTGAGCATCGAGATCACGACCGGCATGTCGCCGCCGCCGATCGAGGCGACCAGGTGCCAGCCGAGGAACAGCGCCAGCGCGGTGAGGACGCCGAGCAGAATCAGCGACGTGGTGTCGTTGTGGGTGTCTCGCGCGACGTAGAAGCCGGTCAGGACGGCGAAACCGACGAGCGACCCGAGGTTGATGACGTTCTTGCCGGGCAGCATCAGCGGCGCCGACTTCATCTTCGCCGACAGCTTCAGGTAGGCGACGATCGAGCCGGTGAAGGTGACCGCACCGATGAAGATGCCGATCGCGACCTCGGCCTCGTGGACGTTGGTCATGGTCCGCAGGTCGACCGCGGACGCCTCGCCGTGGTAGCCGCCGAGGGCGCCGTTCCACCCGATCAGGACCGCCGCGATACCCACGAAGGAGTGCAGCAGCGCGATGAGCTCGGGCATGCCGGTCATCTCGACCCGGCGCGCCTTCCACAACCCGATCAGGGCGCCGATGACAACGGCCACGGCCATCAGTGCGATCAGGATCCACTGGAGGTTGGTGTCGTCGAAGTCGAAGACCGTGCGCAGCACCAGCGCGATCGTCGCGATGAGCGCGATCGCCATGCCGACGATGCCGTAGGTCAAACCGCTGCGGGAGGTCTCATGCTTGGACAGCCCGGCCAGCGAGAGGATGAAGAGCAGTGCGGCGATGATGTACGCCGCGGTGGTGATGGCGGGAATGATGCCGATCGTCATCGTCAGGCCCCCTTGCTGAACATGGCGAGCATGCGACGCGTCACCGCGAAGCCGCCGAAGACGTTGATGGAGGCGACCAGGATCGCGATCGCCGACAGCACTCGGATCGTGGTGGCGTTGCTGGCCGCTTCGCCGACGGCGATCTGCAGCAGCGCACCGACGATCACGACGCCGGAAATGGCATTGGTCACCGACATCAGCGGCGTGTGCAGCGCGTGCGCCACATTGCCGATGACGTAGTAGCCGATGACGATGGCCAGCATGAGCACGGTGAAGTGCTGCGGCAGCGGCTGCGGCGAGACCGCGATCAGCGCACCGAACGCGAGGATGCCGGTCAGCGCGAGCGCGACCTTCTTGGCCGGGGACATCGGCGCCTTGGGCTCGACCACCGGAACGTCGGCGACCGCAGCCGCCTTCGGCGCCGCCGAGACCTGGACCGGGGGCGGCGGCCACATGCCCTCACCGTCGCGGACGACGGTGATACCGCGTTGCACCACGTCGTCCATGTCCAGGGTCAGCTCGCCGTCCTTGCCGGGGGTGAGCAGCTTGAGCAGGTTGACGATGTTGGTGCCGTACAGCTGCGAGGTCTGCGCGGCCAGCCGGCCGGCGAGGTCGGTGTACCCGAGGATCGTGACACCGTTGTCGGTGACGACCTTCTCGTCGGTGACGGTGCCCGCGGCGTTGCCGCCGTTGGCCGCGGCCATGTCGACGATGACCGAGCCCGGGCGCATCGCGGCGACCGTTTCCTCGCTGAGGAGCTTGGGCGCCGGGCGCCCGGGGATCAGCGCGGTGGTGATGACGATGTCGGCGGCGCGGGCCTCCTCGTCGTACATCGACGCGGTGGCGGCCTCCTGCTCGGCGGTCATCTCCTTGGCGTAGCCGTCCTCGGACTTCTCCGCCTCGAAGTCGACGTTGACGAACTCCGCGCCCATCGACTCGACCTGCTCGGCCACCTCGGGCCGCACGTCGAAGGCGCGCACGATGGCGCCCATGGCCGACGCGGCGCCGATGGCCGCGAGGCCGGCGACACCGGCACCGACGACGAAGACGCGGGCCGGCGGGATCTTGCCGGCCGCGGTGACCTGCCCGGTGAACATGCGGCCGAACTCGTGGGCGGCCTCGACGACGGCGCGGTAGCCGGCGACGTTGGCCATCGACGAGAGGACGTCCATCGACTGCGCTCGCGAGATGCGGGGCACGGCATCCATCGCCAGCGCGGTGACGCCGGCCTGCTGCAGCTTCTCCAACAGCTCGGGATTGCGCGCGGGTGCCATCATCGAGATGAGGACGGCGCCGCGGCGCATCTTGGCGATCTCGTCATCCGACGGGGCGTTGACCTTGACGACGACGTCGGCGGCCCAGGCCTCCTCGGCCGAGCCGATGCGGGCGCCCGCCTCGGTGAAGGCCGCGTCGGACAGCTCGGCCAACCGGCCGGCGCCGGATTCGACGATCACCTCGTAGCCCAGCTGCTCGAGCTGGCCCACGGTCTTGGCGGTGGCCGCGACGAGGGTCTCGCCCGACTTCGATTCTCGGGGGACTCCGATCAGCATGTCATTGCCTCTCCGGTCGCCTCACGCACGACTCCGACACTCATGTGTTGCTTCCTTCGCTGACTTCGTTGTCATTTCGGCGTCCCCCGGCCCGCACATCCACCAACGGCGTGTGGTGATGACCGGCCGCGCTTTACCGCAGTCGGCCTTCGATTGCCAGGTGACACGCTGCGTGGAGTCCGCAGACTGCCACGTGGGTCACAAACTGACAGAAACATAGCACGCGGGCATGCATGCACCAGCAGGCGGTTGGGTACCTCACATTAGGGTTGCCAAACCTGTTCCGTCAGTGCGAACCGGCCCCCGCGGCGGCTGACGGTGCTTGCGGCGCGGATCCGCCCGTTTGCGGCGAAGGCGACGATTCGGGCGCGGCCCGCCCCGACCGCGGTGCCGCCCAAGGAGTCGCCCCGGGGCCCCACGAGGCCTGGGGGTGCGGCGTGGCGGCCGGTGACTGTGGTTGCTCCCACGGCGGCGTCTGCGCCTGTGGCTGCTGCCACGGCGGCGTCTGCGCCTGCCGCGACTCCCACGACGGGGTGCGGGATGCCCAGTGCGGCGTCGTCCGGGCCGGCGCCGCATCTGCGGCACTGGACCGCCGAGCCGTCGGGTCCGTCGGTGCTGCGCTGGCCGCGGCGGCCGGTCCCGTGGCAGCGGCGAGTGTCGTCGTCGGGGTCGTTGCCGTCACCCCGGCGGGGGTCGAGCTGGTCCCCGGCGTTCCGACCACGTCGGGATCGGTCACCGGCATCGACCACCCCAGGGCGCGGTACAGCGAGGCCTGAATGGCGCGCGGGGTGGGCACCTCGTAGCCGAACACCGTGTCGGGTTGCCCGGGCATCTGGCGCGGGATGAGCACGTTGAGCACGTCGTCGACCTCACGGGGCACCGGCACCCCGAGGTCGCGCAGCATCATCCCCCACGGGTTTCCGCCGTCGAGAACCACGAAAGTGGTGTTGCCCGAGGTGAACTCGTCGACCTGGGTGAAGGTGCCGGCGTCGTCGTACATGTTGCCGTGGACGTAGAAGCCGGGCAGGAAGTAGAAGGCCCAACTGATCGGGTGGACCAACGGGTTGGCCATCCCGCAGGTCGTGTCCCCGACGACGCAGATCGAGGTGACCGGGATGTCGCCGGTGCCGGCGGTGTCGCGCTCGCCGTTGGTGTAGAGCCCGGGGATGATGCTGGGCATCACCACTTCCGCGCCGGTGTTCGGGAACCGGGGGTCGGCGCCGACGATGACGCTCAGCCTGCCGTCGTTGCCGGGGTCGGCCTGGTGCAGCAGGTAGGCCGCGCTCATCACCGGGGTGGCGCTTTGCGAGAAGCCGTTGAGGACGACGCGATCGCCGTTGGCCAGCCGGGGTTCGGCCGCGGCCACCAGGTTCGCCGTCCCGGCCACCGCCGATTCGTTATAGGTGGCGTCGCCGACGAAGGGGACCAGCACGCCGAGCAGCCGGATGCCGAAGGCGGCCGGGTAGTCCACCACGACGACGCGCCCGTTCGCGACGGTCGCGTCGTCGAACCACCCGACGCCGACCGTCCGGCCGATCTGGTCGGCACCGTCGCGGTCGCCGGTGCCGGGGAGCAGCAGGATCGTCGAGCCGGTGGTGTCCGGAATGAACGCCGGACGCTGCGCCTGCGCCGGCCCGGCCCCGAGCAGTGCCACCCCGACGACTGCCGCCGCTCCGGCCGCCAACCATTGACTACGCCTTCTCACATGCGGAGTGTAGCGTCGCGAACCGACAATGAGGGTCGTTACGCCTCGACAGCGGCAGCAGCGGAGACGGCGGCGTGCCGACCGGCCCGCCGACCGAAATACGAACCCTCGCCGAGCTGCGTGCCGCTGGCGTAGCCCTTGCCGTCCTGGGCGAGGTTCGCCGCACAGGCACCGGCCGCGTACAGGCCGGCGATCGGCGCCCCGGACTCGTCGAGGACCTCGCCGTCGACGCTGGTCGCCATCCCGCCGATGGTGAAGCCGGCATACATCGCCTTGCCCAGCGACATGTCGAAGGCCGCCCACGGGCCGGTGTCCTGCGGCGCGAGGAACTCTTCGCCCTTGTGGAAGTCGGGGTCCTCGCCCTTGGCCGCGTACTCGTTGTAGCGATTCAGCGTTGCCACCAGGTTCCCGGTGGGGATGCCGAGGTCCTTCTCCATCTCCTCCACGGTCTCCCAGCCGTCGATGAACGGGCACAGCGGCACCTCGGGGCGCTTCATGTGCGCCTCGTCGACGATGAGGAAGGCCGCCGAGTCCGGCTGGTCCATGACGAATCCCGACGTGCGCGAGTGGTAGCTGTCCTCGGTCACGAACCGTTGGCCATCCTTGTTCACGATGATCCCGGTCAGCAGGATCGACGGCGGGTACACCGGCGCGGTGACGAAGGCGGAGTCCATGTGTTTGAGCGCCGCACCCACCGACGCCCCCATGCGGATACCCAGCCCGTCGTCGTAGGTGCTGCCCAGGACGAAGGGCTTCTCCGCCATCTGCGGGACGTGCTCGGCGACCATCTCGGGGTTCATCACGAAGCCCCCGGCGGAGATGACGACGGCACGGGCGCGAATGTATCCCTCCCCGTCGGTGGTCTTCCAGCGCACGCCGACGACCGCCGGACCCTGCGGACCCGTTTCCACGACGAGGTTGCGCGCCCCGGTCTCATACCGGACTTCGACGCCGAGCCGCTCGAGTTCGGCCTGCAGCAGGTCGATCACCATCGAGGCCCCACCGGTGTCGCCCGGCTTGGGCACCTTGTGGCCGCGCGGGGCCGGCTTGGCCATGTTCTTGAACGGCCAGACCTTCTCGTTGCCGGTGAACATCAGCCCCTCGGTGTTGGGCTGGATCACCGCCTTGCCCGGGAAGTAGGACCGTTCGAACTTCAGGCCCAGGTCCTCGAGCCAGTTGAAGTGCTCGACGCTGTCGGCGCAGTAGGCCTGGATCTTCTCCGGCTCCGGATCCCGGGACACCGCGGTGATGTACTTGGCCATCTCTTCGGCCGAGTCCTCGTGGCCGGTGGCCGTCTGCACGGCGGTCCCGCCGCCGAGGTAGAAGTGCCCGCCGGCCATCCGCGTCGTACCGCCGGCGTCGGCGCCCCGTTCCAACACCAGCACCTTCGCGCCGGCCCGGGCGGCATCGACGGCGGCACACCCGCCGCCGATCCCGAAGCCGACGATCAGCACGTCGACGTCGTCGGTGTAGTCGGTGATGTCGCCGGCGTCGATGACGGCCGGCAGGG
Proteins encoded:
- a CDS encoding metallophosphoesterase, translating into MFVIAQLSDLHVNGTHHNRARIEAAFGYINSRADGIDALLVTGDLTDHASPDEMLEARKLITSPLPTLITIGNHDARPSFNTVFRPEVEPTSPVNEALTIGDVTLLSVDSSLPGERRGFLDDETLAWLDAQLATAADRVVIAFHHPPVTLGMPMMDSIMQSSPERLGAVVDAHPKIVALVCGHAHSGAVTTFRGRPLCLAPGVSSTLNLPFEGSGVINRGQPAGVAFHLIDDDGRVITHFRAIPD
- a CDS encoding YdcF family protein, with the protein product MTHVTNVKRRLGVGLVAVGLAAAGGAALGTLPNGSPSIVHTADAVEPMGLYNNAQKKFAARDVAGGLADLKSMLAITANDPDALALQAIWADQEGDATTRDGALQRLTMVRPTAASQARGLVEGVTAAAAIVPSTSPVSAPAGSAIVILGYGLRPNGSMAPELVKRLEAGLAQAQASPSTPIFVTGGVPKKGITEAAAMQKWLVGRGVSASRITTEDKSTSTISNAQNTTELLRARGISQVVLITSPNHIRRGAADFAGAGTRVAATVTTPTELSRYAKPLTGSSIAGIRYEATQAAKIPVTKGAADMLPDTGPGLIGDLADKLLKELMKAGSSGQGQAPKP
- the pntB gene encoding Re/Si-specific NAD(P)(+) transhydrogenase subunit beta, with the protein product MTIGIIPAITTAAYIIAALLFILSLAGLSKHETSRSGLTYGIVGMAIALIATIALVLRTVFDFDDTNLQWILIALMAVAVVIGALIGLWKARRVEMTGMPELIALLHSFVGIAAVLIGWNGALGGYHGEASAVDLRTMTNVHEAEVAIGIFIGAVTFTGSIVAYLKLSAKMKSAPLMLPGKNVINLGSLVGFAVLTGFYVARDTHNDTTSLILLGVLTALALFLGWHLVASIGGGDMPVVISMLNSYSGWAAAASGFLLNNDLLIVTGALVGSSGAYLSYIMCKAMNRSFISVIAGGFGIEAGPADDTDYGEHREVQADAVAELLSGASSVVITPGYGMAVAQAQYPVADLTAKLRAKGIDVRFGIHPVAGRLPGHMNVLLAEAKVPYDIVLELDEINDDLADTDVVLVIGANDTVNPAAAEDPSSPIAGMPVLEVWNARDVIVFKRSMAAGYAGVQNPLFFRDNTQMLFGDAKDRVEDIIAAL
- a CDS encoding Re/Si-specific NAD(P)(+) transhydrogenase subunit alpha, which produces MLIGVPRESKSGETLVAATAKTVGQLEQLGYEVIVESGAGRLAELSDAAFTEAGARIGSAEEAWAADVVVKVNAPSDDEIAKMRRGAVLISMMAPARNPELLEKLQQAGVTALAMDAVPRISRAQSMDVLSSMANVAGYRAVVEAAHEFGRMFTGQVTAAGKIPPARVFVVGAGVAGLAAIGAASAMGAIVRAFDVRPEVAEQVESMGAEFVNVDFEAEKSEDGYAKEMTAEQEAATASMYDEEARAADIVITTALIPGRPAPKLLSEETVAAMRPGSVIVDMAAANGGNAAGTVTDEKVVTDNGVTILGYTDLAGRLAAQTSQLYGTNIVNLLKLLTPGKDGELTLDMDDVVQRGITVVRDGEGMWPPPPVQVSAAPKAAAVADVPVVEPKAPMSPAKKVALALTGILAFGALIAVSPQPLPQHFTVLMLAIVIGYYVIGNVAHALHTPLMSVTNAISGVVIVGALLQIAVGEAASNATTIRVLSAIAILVASINVFGGFAVTRRMLAMFSKGA
- a CDS encoding PE-PPE domain-containing protein, with translation MRRRSQWLAAGAAAVVGVALLGAGPAQAQRPAFIPDTTGSTILLLPGTGDRDGADQIGRTVGVGWFDDATVANGRVVVVDYPAAFGIRLLGVLVPFVGDATYNESAVAGTANLVAAAEPRLANGDRVVLNGFSQSATPVMSAAYLLHQADPGNDGRLSVIVGADPRFPNTGAEVVMPSIIPGLYTNGERDTAGTGDIPVTSICVVGDTTCGMANPLVHPISWAFYFLPGFYVHGNMYDDAGTFTQVDEFTSGNTTFVVLDGGNPWGMMLRDLGVPVPREVDDVLNVLIPRQMPGQPDTVFGYEVPTPRAIQASLYRALGWSMPVTDPDVVGTPGTSSTPAGVTATTPTTTLAAATGPAAAASAAPTDPTARRSSAADAAPARTTPHWASRTPSWESRQAQTPPWQQPQAQTPPWEQPQSPAATPHPQASWGPGATPWAAPRSGRAAPESSPSPQTGGSAPQAPSAAAGAGSH
- a CDS encoding FAD-binding protein — translated: MTIAEAKGTTLPAVIDAGDITDYTDDVDVLIVGFGIGGGCAAVDAARAGAKVLVLERGADAGGTTRMAGGHFYLGGGTAVQTATGHEDSAEEMAKYITAVSRDPEPEKIQAYCADSVEHFNWLEDLGLKFERSYFPGKAVIQPNTEGLMFTGNEKVWPFKNMAKPAPRGHKVPKPGDTGGASMVIDLLQAELERLGVEVRYETGARNLVVETGPQGPAVVGVRWKTTDGEGYIRARAVVISAGGFVMNPEMVAEHVPQMAEKPFVLGSTYDDGLGIRMGASVGAALKHMDSAFVTAPVYPPSILLTGIIVNKDGQRFVTEDSYHSRTSGFVMDQPDSAAFLIVDEAHMKRPEVPLCPFIDGWETVEEMEKDLGIPTGNLVATLNRYNEYAAKGEDPDFHKGEEFLAPQDTGPWAAFDMSLGKAMYAGFTIGGMATSVDGEVLDESGAPIAGLYAAGACAANLAQDGKGYASGTQLGEGSYFGRRAGRHAAVSAAAAVEA